The following proteins are encoded in a genomic region of Variovorax paradoxus:
- a CDS encoding energy-coupling factor ABC transporter permease, translated as MHMEPGIVDGSKILLSYATASACALYAVKLSLNHIREEGAGSLLLRSVLAAMLVFVFFEVFPHAPVGVSEVHLILGSSLFLILGAAPTAIGLAAGLALQSLFFEPQDLPQYGMNVTTLLAALFAMQAVARRVLPARLPYVELGYVHVLKMSVVFQGGIVTWVAFWTIYGRGFGAETLQAVGSFGAAYMTVVLLEPLVDLAVLAAAKGLRGRAGQGGSVLLTRRLHHAA; from the coding sequence ATGCACATGGAACCCGGAATCGTCGACGGCAGCAAGATCCTGCTGTCCTATGCCACGGCGAGCGCCTGCGCGCTCTATGCAGTGAAGCTGTCCCTGAACCACATTCGCGAGGAGGGTGCGGGCTCGCTGCTGCTGCGCAGCGTGCTCGCCGCCATGCTGGTCTTCGTCTTCTTCGAGGTGTTCCCGCACGCGCCGGTCGGCGTGTCCGAGGTTCACCTGATCCTGGGCTCGTCGCTGTTCCTGATTCTGGGCGCGGCGCCCACCGCCATCGGCCTGGCCGCGGGGCTGGCGCTGCAGAGCCTCTTCTTCGAGCCGCAAGACCTGCCGCAGTACGGCATGAACGTCACCACCTTGCTGGCCGCGCTGTTCGCCATGCAGGCGGTGGCCAGGCGGGTGCTGCCGGCCAGGCTTCCCTATGTCGAGCTGGGCTACGTGCATGTGCTGAAGATGTCGGTGGTGTTCCAGGGAGGGATCGTCACCTGGGTCGCTTTCTGGACCATCTACGGCCGTGGCTTCGGGGCTGAGACGCTGCAAGCCGTGGGCAGCTTCGGCGCCGCCTACATGACGGTCGTGCTGCTGGAGCCGCTGGTCGACCTGGCCGTGCTGGCGGCAGCCAAGGGACTGCGCGGGCGGGCAGGACAGGGCGGGTCGGTGCTGCTGACGCGGCGTCTGCACCACGCAGCCTGA
- a CDS encoding precorrin-8X methylmutase: MHVFETDGAEIYRRSFAMIRAEADLSRFDADDEPVAVRMIHAAGLIGLEAQLRFQPGFTRAARAALAAGAPILCDARMVSEGVTRSRMPGGNEVVCTLHDPEVPGLAAAMSTTRSAAALELWRPRLQGAVVAIGNAPTALFHLLNMLQDPACPRPAAIIGCPVGFVGAAESKDALWAEQPAPCCIVAGRLGGSAITVAAINALGSRLE, encoded by the coding sequence ATGCACGTCTTTGAAACCGATGGCGCGGAAATCTACCGTCGCTCTTTCGCCATGATCCGGGCCGAGGCCGATCTCTCGCGCTTCGATGCCGACGACGAGCCCGTCGCGGTGCGCATGATCCACGCGGCCGGCCTGATCGGGCTGGAAGCGCAGTTGCGCTTCCAGCCCGGCTTCACCCGCGCGGCGCGGGCGGCGCTGGCGGCCGGTGCACCCATCCTGTGCGATGCACGCATGGTCAGCGAAGGCGTGACCCGCTCGCGCATGCCGGGCGGCAACGAGGTGGTGTGCACCTTGCACGACCCGGAGGTGCCCGGTCTGGCCGCGGCCATGTCGACCACCCGGTCTGCCGCCGCGCTGGAACTGTGGCGACCTCGGCTGCAGGGCGCCGTGGTGGCCATCGGCAATGCACCGACGGCCTTGTTCCACCTGCTGAACATGCTGCAGGATCCGGCCTGCCCGCGGCCCGCGGCGATCATCGGTTGTCCGGTCGGCTTCGTCGGCGCGGCGGAATCGAAAGACGCGCTGTGGGCCGAACAGCCTGCGCCCTGTTGCATCGTGGCCGGACGCCTGGGCGGCAGTGCCATCACGGTGGCGGCGATCAACGCGCTGGGGAGTCGTCTGGAATGA
- a CDS encoding vWA domain-containing protein gives MPTLLAKGPQPLQGGHLRYSQRSVQPARLHLIVLDTSGSMRQRGRLALAKGHATWLIEQAARAGDSVAMLSFGGQGVELRLPPGRARASCREKVRALGGGGGTPLAHALAQADKLLRRAERRDGPAESWLWLLTDGRTLEQPAAPEAPRHVVIIDFDEAARAIGRCAVWAQRWGAEHRLASRPE, from the coding sequence GTGCCCACTCTGCTGGCGAAGGGCCCGCAGCCTTTGCAAGGCGGGCATCTGCGCTACAGCCAGCGCTCGGTGCAACCGGCGCGCCTGCACCTGATCGTGCTCGACACCTCCGGCTCGATGCGCCAGCGCGGGCGACTGGCGCTGGCCAAGGGGCACGCCACCTGGCTGATCGAGCAGGCAGCGCGCGCCGGCGACAGCGTGGCCATGCTGAGCTTCGGCGGCCAGGGCGTCGAGCTGCGGCTGCCGCCCGGCCGGGCACGCGCGTCTTGCAGGGAAAAGGTTCGAGCGCTGGGCGGTGGCGGGGGCACGCCGCTGGCGCATGCCCTGGCACAGGCCGACAAGCTGCTGCGCCGCGCCGAACGTCGCGACGGCCCGGCCGAATCCTGGCTCTGGCTGCTGACCGATGGCCGGACGCTGGAGCAGCCGGCGGCACCCGAGGCCCCGCGGCATGTCGTCATCATCGATTTCGACGAAGCCGCGCGCGCCATCGGCCGCTGCGCCGTCTGGGCGCAGCGCTGGGGCGCGGAACATCGCCTCGCCAGCCGACCCGAGTGA
- the cbiE gene encoding precorrin-6y C5,15-methyltransferase (decarboxylating) subunit CbiE: protein MAEFTEVTPWLTIIGLGEDGWKGLPSASRAALDAAELVAGSARHLALLPHLRAERLEWPVPFADGIPILLAQRGRRVAMLASGDPFWFGAGSSVTRHLAAHEWHALPAASTFGLAAARLGWPLEHLTCLGLHAAPLARLRPHLHTGERLLLLLRDGAAVTALARYLVDNDFGASAMSVLEALGGPHERRRDVTASAFDLADVRHPVAVALQLAGTGMAMPCSTGLPDDAFAHDGQLTKQKVRALALCALAPRPGERLWDIGAGSGSIGIEWLLRHPRCEAVAIEGDPERAMRLRANADRLGVDRLALVTGSAPEALAGLPPPDAVFIGGGLSDAMLSHLWRLLPQGCRVVAHAVTLESEALLSDWHARAGGSLTRIELAEAAPLGTRRAWRASYPIVQWSATR from the coding sequence ATGGCTGAATTCACTGAAGTTACCCCGTGGTTGACGATCATCGGGCTCGGCGAAGACGGGTGGAAGGGCCTGCCTTCCGCCAGCCGCGCGGCACTCGATGCGGCCGAACTGGTGGCCGGCAGCGCCCGGCATCTGGCGTTGTTGCCACATCTGCGCGCCGAGCGGCTCGAATGGCCGGTGCCGTTCGCCGATGGCATCCCGATCCTACTGGCGCAGCGCGGCCGCCGCGTGGCGATGCTGGCCTCGGGCGATCCGTTCTGGTTCGGCGCGGGCAGCTCGGTGACGCGCCATCTGGCCGCGCACGAATGGCATGCCTTGCCTGCTGCATCGACATTCGGCCTGGCGGCTGCGCGCCTGGGTTGGCCGCTGGAGCACTTGACCTGCCTGGGTCTGCACGCGGCGCCGCTGGCGCGTCTGCGACCGCACCTGCACACGGGCGAGCGGCTGTTGCTGCTGCTGCGCGACGGTGCGGCAGTGACGGCGCTCGCGCGCTACCTCGTCGACAACGATTTCGGCGCCAGCGCGATGAGCGTGCTCGAAGCACTGGGTGGCCCGCACGAGCGGCGGCGCGACGTCACTGCGTCCGCCTTCGACCTGGCCGATGTGCGGCATCCGGTGGCCGTGGCCCTGCAGTTGGCCGGAACGGGCATGGCCATGCCGTGCAGCACGGGCCTGCCGGACGACGCCTTTGCGCACGACGGCCAGCTCACGAAGCAGAAGGTGCGCGCGCTGGCGTTGTGCGCCCTGGCACCGCGGCCCGGCGAGCGGCTGTGGGACATCGGTGCGGGCTCCGGGTCGATCGGCATCGAATGGCTGCTGAGGCATCCGAGGTGCGAGGCCGTCGCCATCGAGGGCGACCCCGAACGCGCGATGCGGCTGCGTGCCAACGCCGACCGGCTGGGCGTCGATCGGCTCGCATTGGTGACAGGCAGCGCACCCGAAGCCTTGGCCGGCCTGCCGCCACCGGATGCTGTCTTCATCGGCGGCGGCCTCAGCGACGCCATGCTGTCGCATCTGTGGCGCTTGCTTCCGCAAGGCTGCCGCGTGGTGGCCCATGCAGTGACACTGGAATCCGAAGCACTGCTGAGCGACTGGCACGCGCGCGCCGGCGGCAGCCTGACACGCATCGAGCTGGCGGAGGCCGCGCCATTGGGGACGCGGCGCGCCTGGCGCGCTTCCTACCCGATCGTGCAATGGAGTGCGACGCGATGA
- a CDS encoding cobalamin biosynthesis protein, which yields MECDAMMVAGFGFRSGATLASLRDALAHAAAALQPAVPVQSMALLAAAQDKTDAPCLRALAEELGVPVCAVEAARMNATVTLTDHARVRALRGSGSTAEAAALAAALLHAGPGATLLHPRVVSTDRLATCAIAARTQQPEFRP from the coding sequence ATGGAGTGCGACGCGATGATGGTGGCGGGTTTCGGTTTCAGAAGCGGCGCGACGCTGGCATCGCTGCGCGACGCATTGGCGCACGCGGCCGCGGCCTTGCAACCCGCGGTGCCGGTGCAGTCGATGGCCTTGCTCGCCGCTGCGCAAGACAAGACCGATGCACCGTGCCTGCGTGCGCTGGCCGAGGAACTGGGCGTGCCGGTGTGCGCCGTGGAGGCTGCGCGCATGAACGCCACCGTCACCCTGACCGACCACGCCCGGGTGCGTGCGCTGCGCGGCAGCGGCAGCACCGCCGAAGCCGCGGCCCTGGCGGCAGCCCTGCTGCACGCCGGTCCGGGTGCAACGTTGCTTCATCCGCGCGTGGTGTCGACCGACCGCCTTGCCACCTGCGCGATCGCCGCGCGAACACAACAACCGGAGTTTCGACCATGA
- a CDS encoding precorrin-2 C(20)-methyltransferase, translating into MNPRGTLYGLGLGPGDPDLMTVRAHRLLQRATHVAYFRKAGRPGQARRIVDDLLPEAVTEHAMEYPVTTEIPVDDPAYNQLLSAFYAECASQLRALSDAGHDVVVLCEGDPFFYGSFMHLYTRLIETHPVQVVPAITGMSGAWTATGQPITWGDDVLTVLMGTLPEARLARHMADSEALVVMKIGRHIDKVRRALTAAGRLQDAWLVEFATMPGQKVMRLAEAEGRVTPYFSIVLVHGQGRRP; encoded by the coding sequence ATGAACCCGCGCGGCACCCTGTACGGACTGGGCCTGGGCCCCGGGGACCCGGACCTGATGACCGTGCGCGCGCACCGGCTGTTGCAGCGCGCGACCCATGTCGCCTACTTTCGCAAGGCCGGCCGGCCCGGGCAGGCGCGCCGCATCGTGGACGATCTGCTGCCCGAAGCGGTGACGGAACACGCGATGGAATACCCCGTCACCACCGAGATCCCGGTGGACGATCCGGCCTACAACCAGCTGCTGTCCGCCTTCTATGCCGAGTGCGCGTCGCAGCTGCGGGCGCTGTCGGACGCCGGCCACGACGTGGTCGTGCTGTGCGAGGGCGATCCGTTCTTCTATGGCTCGTTCATGCACCTCTACACCCGGCTGATCGAGACCCACCCGGTGCAGGTGGTGCCGGCGATCACCGGCATGTCGGGCGCATGGACGGCCACCGGCCAGCCCATCACTTGGGGCGACGACGTGTTGACCGTGCTGATGGGCACGCTGCCCGAAGCGCGGCTCGCCCGCCACATGGCCGACAGTGAAGCGTTGGTCGTGATGAAGATCGGTCGCCACATCGACAAGGTGCGCCGTGCATTGACGGCGGCGGGTCGCCTGCAAGACGCCTGGCTGGTCGAGTTCGCCACCATGCCGGGTCAGAAGGTAATGCGGCTTGCGGAGGCCGAAGGCCGCGTCACGCCCTACTTTTCGATCGTGCTGGTGCATGGGCAAGGACGGCGGCCATGA
- the cobM gene encoding precorrin-4 C(11)-methyltransferase has product MTIHFIGAGPGAPDLLTLRGRDLIGRCPVCLYAGSLVPEEILAHCPPGARIVNTAPLDLDAIVAEFVAAHAAGQDVARLHSGDLSVWSAMGEQLRRLRAVGIPYTVTPGVPSFAAAAAALGAELTLPGLAQSVVLTRTSGRASPMPSCETLAGFAATGATLALHLSIHKLAEVVAELVPFYGAECPVAVVYRASWPDEQIFRATLATIEATMGEGVERTALILVGPALAAEGFAESRLYAGDYDRRFRPTRAEPGNPPTT; this is encoded by the coding sequence ATGACCATCCACTTCATAGGCGCCGGCCCCGGTGCGCCAGACCTGTTGACCCTGCGCGGGCGCGACCTGATCGGCCGCTGCCCTGTCTGCCTCTATGCCGGCTCGCTGGTGCCCGAAGAAATCCTGGCGCATTGTCCACCCGGTGCACGCATCGTCAACACCGCGCCACTCGATCTCGATGCCATCGTCGCCGAATTCGTCGCCGCCCATGCAGCAGGGCAGGACGTGGCGCGGCTGCATTCGGGCGATCTGTCCGTGTGGTCGGCGATGGGCGAGCAGTTGCGCCGTCTGCGGGCCGTCGGCATCCCCTACACGGTCACGCCCGGCGTGCCCTCGTTCGCCGCCGCGGCGGCCGCGCTGGGTGCCGAACTCACGCTGCCGGGCCTGGCGCAGTCGGTGGTGCTGACGCGCACATCCGGCCGCGCGTCGCCCATGCCTTCGTGCGAGACCCTGGCTGGCTTCGCCGCCACCGGAGCCACGCTCGCCTTGCACCTGTCCATCCACAAGCTGGCCGAGGTGGTTGCAGAGTTGGTGCCGTTCTATGGCGCCGAATGTCCGGTTGCCGTGGTCTATCGCGCAAGCTGGCCGGACGAGCAGATCTTCCGCGCGACCTTGGCCACCATCGAGGCGACGATGGGCGAGGGCGTGGAACGCACCGCGCTGATACTCGTCGGCCCCGCCCTGGCCGCAGAAGGCTTCGCCGAAAGCCGCCTCTATGCCGGCGACTACGATCGAAGGTTCCGGCCGACACGCGCCGAACCGGGCAATCCGCCGACCACCTGA
- a CDS encoding ATP-binding protein yields MLLAAIDPGIGGVLISGPRGTAKSTAARALAALLPPTPASSAAPFVTLPLSATVEQLVGTLDVEDVLRDGRLRLAPGLLTRAHHGVLYVDEVNLLPDALVDALLDVAASGVNTVERDGISQQHAARFVLVGTMNPEEGELRPQLLDRFGLSVALANPSEAGQRMAIVRARLRFDEDPLGVADAHAGEQARLAAAVIAASAGLARLAWSDAVLQRAAECALAAGVDGMRADLVMLRAARALAAFEGRTEVTTDDVDAVAELALAHRREEGRSSPAPEPKADMRQAAPASTGSSAPSANSSPMGDWGALPPIPEATARVLPEGGWPAKKA; encoded by the coding sequence CTGTTGCTCGCGGCCATCGACCCCGGTATCGGCGGCGTGCTCATCAGCGGACCGCGCGGCACCGCGAAGTCGACCGCGGCGCGGGCCCTGGCCGCGTTACTGCCGCCTACGCCCGCTTCATCGGCTGCGCCCTTCGTCACCTTGCCGCTGTCCGCCACCGTCGAGCAGCTGGTGGGAACGCTGGACGTCGAGGACGTGCTCCGCGATGGGCGGCTGCGCCTGGCGCCGGGCCTCTTGACGCGCGCCCACCATGGCGTGCTGTACGTCGATGAAGTCAACCTGCTGCCCGACGCGCTGGTCGACGCGTTGCTCGATGTCGCCGCCAGCGGCGTGAACACCGTCGAGCGCGACGGCATTTCGCAACAGCACGCCGCACGCTTCGTGCTGGTCGGAACCATGAATCCCGAGGAAGGCGAACTGCGCCCCCAGTTGCTGGATCGTTTCGGCCTGTCGGTGGCGCTGGCCAACCCGAGCGAAGCCGGGCAGCGGATGGCGATCGTGCGCGCGCGTTTGCGCTTCGACGAAGACCCGCTTGGGGTGGCCGACGCACATGCCGGTGAGCAGGCCCGCCTGGCTGCGGCGGTGATTGCAGCCAGCGCCGGGCTGGCCCGCCTGGCGTGGTCGGATGCCGTGCTGCAGCGCGCCGCGGAATGCGCGCTCGCGGCTGGCGTGGACGGCATGCGGGCCGACCTGGTGATGCTGAGAGCGGCGCGTGCGCTCGCTGCATTCGAGGGCCGCACCGAAGTCACGACGGACGATGTCGACGCGGTGGCGGAACTGGCATTGGCCCATCGACGGGAGGAGGGCAGGAGCAGCCCGGCGCCAGAGCCAAAAGCCGACATGCGGCAGGCGGCGCCGGCATCCACCGGCAGTTCCGCACCATCCGCCAACAGTTCCCCCATGGGCGACTGGGGTGCGCTGCCGCCGATTCCCGAGGCCACTGCCCGCGTGCTGCCCGAAGGAGGGTGGCCCGCAAAAAAAGCGTGA
- the cobJ gene encoding precorrin-3B C(17)-methyltransferase, which translates to MSVPTHAAGWLVIAGLGPGADGCVTPEVSAALADATDVVGYIPYVARVAPRAGLRLHASDNRVELERAAHALRLAAEGRRVVVVSSGDPGVFAMASAVFEAAEAGDAAWRLLDVRVLPGITAMLAAAARAGAPLGHDFCAINLSDNLKPWTLVERRLRLAVQADFAMAFYNPRSVSRPSGFARTLAVLREACGAAGSPARPVIFARAVSTPDETIRVVALQDAEPEMADMRTVVIVGSSLTRVIAREGGPWVYTPRSAPREAGA; encoded by the coding sequence ATGAGCGTGCCGACGCATGCAGCGGGCTGGCTGGTCATCGCCGGACTCGGCCCGGGCGCCGATGGCTGCGTGACGCCCGAGGTGAGCGCGGCCCTGGCCGATGCCACCGACGTGGTCGGCTACATCCCCTATGTGGCGCGGGTGGCGCCGCGCGCCGGACTCAGGCTGCACGCGAGCGACAACCGCGTCGAGCTGGAACGCGCCGCCCACGCGCTGCGCCTGGCCGCCGAAGGCCGGCGCGTGGTGGTGGTGTCGTCGGGCGACCCGGGTGTGTTCGCGATGGCCTCCGCGGTGTTCGAGGCGGCGGAGGCGGGCGATGCTGCATGGCGCCTGCTGGACGTGCGCGTGTTGCCCGGAATCACCGCGATGCTGGCTGCCGCCGCGCGCGCCGGAGCGCCGCTGGGCCACGATTTCTGCGCCATCAACCTGTCGGACAACCTGAAGCCCTGGACCCTGGTGGAACGCCGTCTGCGGCTGGCGGTGCAGGCCGATTTCGCGATGGCTTTCTACAACCCGCGCTCCGTGTCTCGCCCGAGCGGCTTCGCCCGAACGCTGGCCGTCCTTCGCGAAGCCTGCGGCGCGGCGGGAAGCCCGGCGCGTCCGGTGATCTTCGCCCGTGCCGTGTCCACGCCCGACGAGACCATCCGCGTGGTCGCACTGCAAGATGCAGAGCCCGAAATGGCCGACATGCGTACCGTCGTCATCGTCGGCTCCAGCCTGACGCGGGTCATTGCCCGCGAGGGCGGACCCTGGGTCTACACGCCGCGCTCGGCGCCGCGCGAGGCGGGCGCATGA
- a CDS encoding cobalt-precorrin-6A reductase — MRNVLVLGGTLEASALARALAERGERAVLSYAGRVAQPKAQPIAVRVGGFGGVNGLVRHLREEQVTHVVDATHPFAARMSANAVAACAECGLPLLALTRPGWQAGPGDRWQPVPDLPAAVAALKGPPRRVMLALGRMHLSAFAAQPQHHYILRLVDLPELRPPLPQHTVIVSRGPFDLEGDIALLRAQRVDILVCKNAGGTGAEAKLHAARELELPIVMVARPPLPARQEATRVAEVLLWLEAAHHAPASRGAERGV; from the coding sequence ATGCGCAATGTCCTGGTCCTGGGCGGCACGCTCGAAGCGAGCGCGCTGGCGCGGGCGCTCGCCGAAAGGGGCGAACGCGCCGTGCTGTCCTATGCCGGCCGGGTGGCCCAGCCCAAGGCGCAGCCCATCGCCGTGCGCGTGGGTGGCTTCGGCGGCGTGAACGGCCTGGTGCGCCATCTGCGCGAAGAGCAGGTGACGCACGTCGTGGACGCCACCCATCCCTTCGCTGCGCGCATGAGCGCGAACGCGGTCGCGGCTTGCGCGGAGTGCGGCCTGCCCTTGCTGGCCTTGACTCGCCCCGGCTGGCAGGCAGGTCCCGGCGACCGCTGGCAGCCCGTGCCCGACCTGCCCGCGGCTGTGGCCGCGCTGAAGGGGCCACCGCGGCGCGTGATGCTGGCCTTGGGCCGCATGCACTTGTCTGCCTTCGCGGCACAGCCGCAGCACCACTACATCCTGCGGCTGGTCGACCTGCCCGAGCTGCGGCCGCCCTTGCCGCAACACACGGTCATCGTCTCGCGCGGACCCTTCGACCTGGAAGGCGACATCGCCCTGCTGCGCGCGCAGCGCGTGGACATCCTGGTCTGCAAGAACGCCGGCGGCACCGGTGCCGAGGCCAAGCTGCACGCTGCCCGCGAACTCGAACTGCCGATCGTGATGGTGGCGCGGCCACCGCTGCCCGCGCGGCAGGAAGCGACGCGCGTGGCCGAGGTGCTGCTGTGGCTGGAGGCGGCGCATCATGCGCCCGCCTCGCGCGGCGCCGAGCGCGGCGTGTAG